Proteins from a genomic interval of Polaribacter sp. Q13:
- a CDS encoding sulfatase, translating to MQKFKILIAFCLLINMMHAQTQKKNFIIIFTDDQGYEDLSCFGSKNVHTPNIDQMAAEGMKLTSFYVASSVCSPSRAALLTGRMPKRAGVPKVLFSTPAIFNGHGLPPEEITIAEHLKEKNYETALVGKWHLGHEKEYLPLNQGFDSYYGIPYSNDMSIAPNMEISPDVVLNDGYTIEQLHSDAKRVDKHYSELRNKPPLMRGNKVIEYPADQSTLTKRYTKEAISFIKKNKEKPFFLYFAHTFPHRPIYVSDQFKNSSNGGPYYDAIKEIDWSVGEVLKVLKENKLDKNTVVIFCSDNGPNSLGSAKPLKGKKFSTYEGGQRVPGIIWAPGEIKAGSESDELISSLDIFPTIAKYAGIEMPDNRIYDGYDQTAFLSGNSKKSARNEMYYYSANTTVIDGVRAGDWKFLYKGHKVKNAGKLKGDDLVDKLYNVKKDISEKNNLIKTNPKKAEELIKLMKAFDVKLEEDIQQ from the coding sequence ATGCAGAAATTTAAAATACTAATCGCTTTTTGTTTATTGATAAACATGATGCATGCTCAGACCCAGAAAAAAAACTTCATCATTATTTTTACGGATGATCAAGGTTATGAAGATTTAAGTTGTTTTGGCTCTAAAAATGTCCATACACCTAATATAGATCAAATGGCAGCAGAGGGAATGAAGCTAACAAGTTTTTATGTAGCTTCATCAGTATGTTCTCCTTCAAGAGCGGCTTTATTAACCGGTAGAATGCCAAAACGCGCGGGAGTTCCCAAAGTTTTATTTTCTACTCCAGCCATTTTTAACGGACACGGATTGCCGCCAGAAGAAATTACAATTGCAGAACATTTAAAAGAAAAAAATTATGAAACCGCATTGGTTGGTAAATGGCATTTAGGTCATGAAAAAGAGTATTTACCTTTAAATCAAGGTTTTGATTCTTATTACGGAATTCCATATAGTAATGATATGTCTATTGCGCCTAATATGGAAATTTCTCCGGATGTAGTTTTAAATGATGGCTATACCATTGAACAGTTACATTCTGATGCAAAAAGAGTGGATAAACATTATAGTGAATTAAGAAACAAACCGCCTTTAATGAGAGGGAATAAGGTGATCGAATATCCTGCAGATCAATCAACTTTAACAAAAAGATATACCAAAGAAGCCATATCATTTATCAAAAAAAACAAAGAAAAACCGTTCTTTTTGTATTTCGCACATACGTTTCCACACAGACCAATTTATGTGAGCGATCAATTTAAAAATTCAAGTAACGGTGGTCCTTATTACGATGCTATTAAAGAAATTGATTGGAGTGTTGGTGAAGTTTTAAAAGTATTAAAGGAAAATAAATTAGATAAAAATACAGTGGTTATTTTCTGTTCAGATAATGGGCCTAATAGTTTAGGTTCTGCCAAACCTTTAAAAGGGAAAAAGTTTTCTACTTATGAAGGCGGACAAAGAGTACCAGGAATTATTTGGGCGCCAGGGGAAATTAAAGCAGGATCTGAAAGTGACGAATTAATTTCTTCTTTAGATATTTTTCCTACCATAGCTAAATATGCTGGAATTGAAATGCCCGATAATAGAATTTATGACGGATATGATCAAACGGCATTTTTAAGTGGGAATTCAAAAAAATCGGCAAGAAATGAAATGTATTATTATTCTGCAAATACAACAGTTATTGATGGAGTTCGTGCTGGTGATTGGAAATTTCTATATAAAGGACACAAAGTAAAAAATGCAGGGAAATTAAAAGGCGATGATTTGGTTGATAAACTATACAATGTAAAAAAAGACATTTCAGAAAAAAACAATTTGATTAAAACAAATCCTAAAAAAGCAGAAGAGCTTATTAAACTAATGAAAGCATTTGATGTAAAATTAGAAGAAGATATTCAACAATAA
- a CDS encoding sulfatase, with protein sequence MKYFVILFLALFQTAILQSQVKNVIVIFTDDQGYEDLSCYGSNKVKTPNIDQMAEEGLKLTSFYVASSVCSPSRAALLTGRMPKRVGIPGVLFPKKNEKGLPTDEITIAELLKEKNYATGLVGKWHLGHAKKYLPLNQGFDSYYGIPYSNNMSIASGIDISPNVVLNDGYTLEMMHADIKKVDSGEKKYKNELKEKAPLLRGNEIVEYPTNQTTLTERYTKEAVSFIKKNKEKPFFLYFAHSFPHVPIFVGDKFKGISGSTPYYDAIAEIDWSVGEVFKTLKENGLDKNTLVIFTSDNGPNSHGSAKPLKGRKFETYDGGQRVPAIFWAPEEIKAGITSDEVVSSLDVLPTIANFTGICMPKDRVYDGYDLSKFLKGKTKESPRKEMYFYGSNSTKIDGIRQGDWKYLIKGYRKAGWYKPKGDDLKIKLFNLKEDISESENLIEKNPEKANELLNKMKDYDADLTKDISKK encoded by the coding sequence ATGAAATATTTTGTAATACTATTTTTAGCATTGTTCCAAACAGCAATACTACAATCTCAAGTAAAAAACGTGATTGTTATTTTTACTGATGATCAAGGTTATGAAGATTTAAGTTGTTACGGATCAAATAAAGTAAAAACGCCTAACATAGATCAAATGGCAGAAGAAGGTTTAAAACTAACCAGTTTTTATGTAGCTTCTTCCGTGTGTTCTCCTTCAAGAGCAGCTTTGTTAACAGGTAGAATGCCTAAACGTGTTGGTATTCCTGGAGTTTTGTTTCCAAAGAAAAATGAAAAAGGATTACCTACAGATGAAATAACTATTGCAGAACTTCTAAAAGAGAAAAATTACGCAACTGGTTTGGTAGGAAAATGGCATTTAGGACATGCTAAAAAATACCTTCCGTTAAACCAAGGTTTCGATTCTTATTACGGAATTCCATATAGCAATAATATGTCTATTGCCTCAGGAATTGACATTTCGCCAAACGTTGTTTTAAATGACGGTTATACATTAGAAATGATGCATGCCGATATTAAAAAAGTAGATAGCGGAGAGAAAAAATACAAAAATGAATTAAAAGAAAAAGCGCCTTTGTTAAGAGGTAATGAGATTGTAGAGTATCCTACAAATCAAACGACTTTAACTGAGAGATATACAAAAGAAGCTGTTTCATTTATCAAAAAAAATAAAGAGAAACCTTTCTTTTTGTATTTCGCACATTCTTTTCCTCATGTGCCAATTTTTGTTGGCGATAAATTTAAAGGAATCAGCGGAAGTACTCCATATTATGATGCTATTGCAGAAATAGATTGGAGTGTTGGTGAAGTTTTTAAAACTTTAAAAGAAAATGGGTTAGATAAAAATACACTTGTTATTTTTACTTCAGATAATGGGCCAAATAGTCATGGTTCTGCAAAACCATTAAAAGGAAGAAAGTTTGAAACCTATGATGGAGGACAAAGAGTACCAGCAATATTTTGGGCTCCAGAAGAGATTAAAGCGGGCATTACAAGTGATGAAGTAGTTTCTTCGTTAGATGTTCTTCCAACTATTGCAAATTTCACCGGTATTTGCATGCCAAAAGATAGGGTTTATGATGGTTATGATCTTTCAAAATTTCTAAAAGGGAAAACGAAAGAATCACCAAGAAAAGAAATGTATTTCTATGGTTCTAATTCTACAAAAATAGATGGAATTCGTCAGGGAGATTGGAAATATTTAATTAAAGGGTACAGAAAAGCAGGTTGGTATAAACCTAAAGGAGATGATCTTAAAATTAAGTTGTTTAATCTGAAAGAAGATATATCAGAATCTGAAAATTTAATTGAAAAAAATCCTGAAAAAGCAAATGAGCTTTTAAATAAAATGAAGGATTATGACGCTGATTTAACAAAAGATATTTCAAAAAAATAA
- a CDS encoding sulfatase-like hydrolase/transferase: MKCKTNILNSLLIFLVFVQLSAQEKPNVILIMADDVSWNCFSTYGAEDYKTPNIDALAAKGLQFNHCYSMPICTPSRVKIMTGQYNFRNYTHFGYLNPKDKTFGNLMRDNGYKTAIAGKWQLNGLYNKLPGSLDKTRPFKAGFDESCLWQVTTEKKGKNGGERFWSPPLLQNGKFLSIEDNQGKYGPDIMSDFVCDFIEKNKDAPFFVYYPTVLVHSPFVPTPDTIGDGDRSQNANHTPKDKKLKKANYVAMVSYLDKIVGKIVDKVEAVGQLDNTIILFTSDNGTASITSKWKGENVVGGKGKTIDMGTHVPLVAYWKGHTPKGVQSNDLVDFTDFYATIASAAKIKLGKDDPIDGRSFLPQLENKKGNPRDWVFWQYQPYWGKFEGIQFVRNQTYKLYKTGELYDIPNDLHEKNNLKLDTNNIEAQKAKNNLQKVLDVAPPAPLVVGGRYAKKREVYPDWKNIVNPND; encoded by the coding sequence ATGAAATGTAAAACCAATATTTTAAATTCCTTATTGATATTTTTAGTTTTTGTCCAACTTTCTGCACAAGAAAAACCAAATGTCATCCTTATTATGGCAGATGATGTAAGTTGGAATTGCTTTAGTACTTACGGAGCAGAAGATTATAAAACCCCAAATATTGATGCTTTGGCGGCAAAAGGACTTCAATTTAATCATTGTTATTCTATGCCAATTTGTACACCGTCTCGTGTAAAAATTATGACGGGTCAATACAATTTTAGAAATTATACTCATTTTGGATATTTGAATCCAAAAGATAAAACTTTTGGAAATTTAATGAGAGATAACGGCTATAAAACAGCCATTGCTGGTAAGTGGCAACTAAACGGATTGTACAATAAATTACCGGGAAGTTTAGATAAAACAAGACCATTTAAGGCAGGGTTTGATGAGTCTTGTTTATGGCAAGTAACTACAGAAAAAAAAGGAAAAAATGGAGGAGAACGCTTTTGGAGTCCGCCTTTACTTCAAAACGGGAAATTTCTTAGTATAGAAGATAATCAAGGAAAATACGGTCCAGATATTATGTCTGATTTTGTTTGTGATTTTATAGAAAAGAATAAGGATGCACCTTTCTTTGTGTATTATCCAACGGTGTTGGTGCACAGTCCTTTTGTTCCTACACCAGATACTATTGGTGATGGAGATAGGTCTCAAAATGCAAATCATACGCCGAAAGACAAAAAATTAAAAAAAGCCAATTATGTGGCAATGGTGAGTTATTTGGATAAAATAGTGGGTAAAATAGTTGATAAAGTTGAAGCTGTTGGTCAGTTAGACAACACAATTATATTATTTACTTCGGACAACGGTACAGCTTCTATTACTTCAAAATGGAAAGGAGAAAATGTTGTTGGAGGAAAAGGAAAAACCATAGATATGGGTACACATGTGCCGTTGGTTGCGTATTGGAAAGGACATACGCCAAAGGGTGTTCAAAGTAACGATTTAGTAGATTTTACAGATTTCTATGCAACAATTGCAAGTGCTGCAAAAATTAAACTTGGTAAAGACGATCCTATTGATGGACGTAGCTTTTTACCACAATTAGAAAATAAAAAAGGTAATCCAAGAGATTGGGTGTTTTGGCAATATCAACCCTATTGGGGGAAATTTGAAGGAATTCAGTTTGTTAGAAATCAAACTTATAAATTATATAAAACAGGAGAGTTATATGATATTCCGAATGACTTGCATGAAAAAAACAATTTAAAGTTAGATACAAACAATATTGAGGCTCAGAAAGCTAAAAATAATCTTCAAAAAGTGTTAGATGTAGCACCACCAGCACCATTAGTTGTTGGAGGTAGATATGCTAAAAAGCGAGAAGTGTATCCAGATTGGAAGAATATTGTAAATCCTAATGATTAA
- a CDS encoding arylsulfatase — translation MRTKQFLKILVLFCLFANTISAQNKPNIVVIMADDIGVGDIGFYHKQRTGKEPVVPTPNIDKLIDQGMRFSDAHSPASLCAPTRFSMMTGNFSYRNKKGPWGVWGPDRDAGIEPNFTTVARVAKKGGYNTAFFGKWGLGGDWDAKPKSISGYENVQKGAGYYGFDYSVALPEGIQNVPYAFYEDGKFMKLKDDSKITKIPFEQLKYSDENKRKVGGSVGDSNWDPTLAGPVLANKAVTYINQQSNTKKPFFLYYCSQAVHLPHAPSSTLNGEKIAGATLETHGDMIKELDVQVGMMIAALKKNNLYDNTLIVFTSDNGGLPNYKYSPKLEKLGHDSSDGKNGYKGSIYEGGHRIPFVAVWSGHIKPKSKSDIVMVGHDMMPTIAAVTNVSLEKEVVLDAANLLPILTGKSEAPIHKYLMHQAQKGKGGYYAIREGDFKLVMSVTKRDVFDDLKVDGLYNLKDNVLEDPSGNLKGKEVYKEKISQLKNKFLELRKPGATTLY, via the coding sequence ATGAGAACAAAACAATTCCTTAAAATTTTAGTGCTATTTTGTTTATTCGCAAATACTATTTCAGCACAAAACAAACCCAATATTGTAGTTATTATGGCTGATGATATTGGTGTGGGAGATATTGGTTTTTATCACAAACAACGTACAGGGAAAGAACCAGTAGTGCCAACCCCAAATATTGATAAATTAATAGACCAAGGAATGCGATTTTCTGATGCGCATTCACCGGCTTCGCTTTGTGCTCCTACACGTTTTTCTATGATGACGGGTAATTTTTCATATCGAAATAAAAAAGGACCTTGGGGCGTTTGGGGACCAGATAGAGATGCAGGAATAGAACCAAACTTTACAACAGTAGCGCGTGTCGCAAAAAAAGGAGGATATAATACCGCTTTTTTCGGGAAATGGGGACTTGGTGGCGATTGGGATGCGAAGCCAAAGAGTATTTCTGGTTACGAAAACGTACAAAAAGGAGCTGGTTATTATGGTTTTGATTATTCTGTTGCTTTGCCAGAAGGCATTCAAAATGTTCCGTATGCTTTTTATGAAGATGGAAAATTTATGAAACTTAAAGACGATTCTAAAATTACAAAAATTCCTTTTGAGCAACTAAAATATTCTGACGAGAATAAAAGAAAAGTAGGAGGTAGTGTTGGTGATTCTAATTGGGATCCTACATTAGCTGGACCTGTTTTGGCTAATAAAGCGGTTACTTATATCAACCAACAATCAAATACTAAAAAACCGTTCTTTCTTTATTATTGTAGTCAGGCAGTACATTTGCCACACGCTCCTTCATCAACATTAAATGGAGAAAAAATTGCAGGTGCTACACTAGAAACGCATGGCGACATGATTAAAGAATTGGATGTTCAAGTAGGTATGATGATTGCTGCTTTGAAGAAAAATAATTTATATGATAATACGCTTATAGTATTTACTTCGGATAATGGTGGACTTCCAAATTATAAATATAGTCCGAAATTAGAAAAACTAGGTCATGATTCTAGTGATGGTAAGAATGGATATAAAGGTTCCATTTATGAAGGTGGACATAGAATTCCGTTTGTTGCCGTTTGGTCTGGACATATAAAACCAAAAAGTAAATCGGATATTGTTATGGTTGGTCATGATATGATGCCAACAATAGCAGCAGTTACAAATGTTAGTTTAGAAAAAGAAGTAGTGCTAGACGCTGCAAATTTATTACCAATTCTAACAGGTAAATCCGAAGCTCCTATTCATAAATATTTAATGCATCAAGCTCAAAAAGGGAAAGGTGGTTATTACGCTATTCGCGAAGGAGATTTTAAATTAGTGATGTCTGTAACTAAAAGAGATGTTTTTGATGATTTAAAGGTTGATGGGTTGTATAATCTTAAGGATAATGTTTTAGAAGATCCATCAGGAAATCTTAAGGGAAAAGAAGTGTACAAAGAAAAAATAAGTCAATTGAAAAATAAGTTTTTAGAATTGAGAAAACCAGGTGCAACTACTCTTTATTAA
- a CDS encoding arylsulfatase produces the protein MKLNVKVVSKLVIVSFMILTNIVIGQTNHKKPNIVLIMADDIGFSDIGAYGAEIETPNIDKLASEGLRFTTFYNMAKCAATRSSLLTGLYSGGNGAVHLANLTKQAGYTSMMSGKEHFNNWVPEYCRSQNAFDKSLLFWATTEYYLPPSGEFSQKFLLNGKELKPSEIKHEISPMYKTDFMTDYALNWLDESFKEEKPFFLYLPYHAGHYPLQARPEDIEKYRGKYKKGWDKLREERYKKMLALGVISKEHKLSPPENNLNKKRGPFVKDYTDYYPWEGLSEAKKDSLDLEMSVYAAMIDRMDQNIGRVLDKLEKEGALENTIILFLSDNGACPFYSNRVKDVQPGPANSYWSLRTTWANLANTPYRQYKQSGMEGGSHTPFIAYWPKNIKPNTFTDQPGHVVDIAPTFLDILGIEYPETINGVATKPLHGSSLMPIFKGEQRKEPDFFISGINGFKMFRSGDFKIAQMNKGEWALYNIKKDPTELVNLASTNPEKVKELANYYARALKGKNSIKKNKK, from the coding sequence ATGAAACTGAATGTAAAAGTTGTTTCTAAATTAGTAATTGTATCTTTTATGATACTCACAAATATAGTTATTGGGCAAACTAATCATAAAAAACCCAACATTGTTTTAATTATGGCTGATGATATTGGTTTCTCTGATATTGGTGCTTATGGAGCAGAAATAGAAACGCCAAATATAGATAAGCTGGCAAGTGAAGGATTACGATTTACCACATTTTATAATATGGCAAAATGTGCAGCAACAAGATCATCACTCTTAACAGGTTTGTATAGTGGAGGTAACGGAGCGGTTCATTTAGCCAACTTAACAAAACAAGCGGGTTACACCAGTATGATGAGTGGTAAAGAGCATTTTAATAATTGGGTACCTGAGTATTGCAGATCACAAAATGCTTTTGATAAATCGTTACTTTTTTGGGCAACTACAGAGTATTATTTACCTCCATCTGGAGAATTTTCACAGAAATTCCTTTTAAACGGTAAAGAATTAAAACCGAGTGAAATTAAGCATGAAATTTCACCAATGTATAAAACAGATTTTATGACGGATTATGCATTGAATTGGTTAGATGAATCTTTCAAAGAAGAAAAGCCTTTCTTTTTGTATTTACCTTATCATGCCGGACATTATCCATTACAAGCAAGACCTGAGGATATTGAGAAATATAGAGGGAAGTATAAAAAAGGTTGGGATAAATTACGTGAAGAACGATACAAAAAAATGCTTGCCTTGGGCGTTATTTCTAAAGAACATAAGTTAAGTCCGCCAGAGAATAATTTAAACAAAAAAAGAGGTCCTTTTGTAAAGGATTATACCGATTATTACCCTTGGGAAGGTTTATCCGAAGCAAAAAAAGATTCTCTAGATTTAGAAATGTCTGTGTATGCTGCAATGATTGATAGAATGGATCAAAACATAGGTCGTGTTTTAGATAAATTAGAAAAAGAAGGCGCGCTAGAAAATACAATTATTCTTTTTTTAAGTGATAATGGGGCTTGTCCTTTTTATTCTAATAGAGTAAAAGATGTACAACCTGGGCCAGCAAATTCTTATTGGAGTTTGCGTACAACCTGGGCAAACTTAGCGAATACACCTTATAGACAATATAAGCAATCTGGAATGGAAGGCGGCAGTCATACGCCATTTATTGCCTATTGGCCAAAAAATATCAAACCCAATACGTTTACTGATCAACCAGGACATGTGGTGGATATTGCACCTACTTTTTTAGATATTCTAGGTATTGAATACCCAGAAACTATAAATGGTGTTGCTACAAAACCTTTACACGGAAGTTCTTTAATGCCAATTTTTAAAGGAGAACAACGTAAAGAACCCGATTTCTTTATTTCAGGAATTAATGGTTTTAAAATGTTTAGAAGTGGCGATTTTAAGATAGCACAAATGAACAAAGGAGAATGGGCATTGTATAATATTAAAAAAGATCCAACGGAGTTGGTTAATCTGGCAAGTACAAATCCAGAGAAAGTAAAAGAATTGGCTAATTATTACGCAAGAGCGCTTAAAGGAAAGAATTCAATAAAAAAGAATAAAAAATAG
- a CDS encoding sulfatase, with protein sequence MYKIIRNLIVLVGFISQVSMAQTKRPNVLFAIADDMSHASAYGYHFLQTPNFDKVAKEGLLFNNMFTPSSKCSPSRAVVVTGRNPWQIENAANLTPVWPDKFKSFIEVMGENGYTTGFTGKGWGPGMFEKGKKRELTGKAYNEIKNKNVPAAGINKIDYAENFKVFMENKPKDTPFFFWYGCKEPHRSYEFKSGVNKNGKKLADVDFYPTFWGDSEDVKHDILDYAVEVEHYDNHLGKMLDYLASIGELENTIIIVTSDNGMPFPRYKGHPFDFATRVPFAVKWPSKIVKPGRVVNDFASFIDIAPTIFEISNIKEKGSGMIKMEGKSLLDIFNNKADKSRDIVITGRERNDPSRPNGWGYPVRSIHNKDFVYSYNFHPERWPSGTPDADYRDTDTSPTKKYTKNLPKTSLPFQWNYGKRPQEELYDLKRDPECLHNLASNSKYDQIKKKLHKELFCELEKQKDPRMSDNGDVFDSYEGEARTKKYLLLVEWFKTGKKPKGIKPQ encoded by the coding sequence ATGTATAAAATAATTAGAAATTTAATCGTTTTAGTAGGTTTTATTAGCCAAGTTTCTATGGCGCAAACCAAAAGACCAAATGTATTATTTGCAATAGCAGATGATATGTCGCACGCTAGTGCTTATGGATATCATTTTTTACAAACACCTAATTTTGATAAAGTAGCCAAAGAAGGATTGCTTTTTAATAATATGTTTACACCAAGTAGTAAATGTTCTCCTTCTAGAGCAGTTGTTGTTACAGGTAGAAATCCATGGCAAATAGAAAATGCAGCTAATTTAACACCTGTTTGGCCAGATAAATTTAAAAGTTTTATTGAAGTGATGGGTGAAAACGGATATACTACCGGTTTTACCGGAAAAGGTTGGGGACCAGGTATGTTTGAAAAAGGTAAAAAAAGAGAACTCACAGGTAAAGCATATAACGAAATCAAAAATAAAAATGTACCTGCTGCAGGTATTAATAAAATAGATTATGCTGAGAATTTTAAGGTTTTTATGGAAAATAAACCGAAGGATACGCCTTTTTTCTTTTGGTATGGTTGTAAAGAACCACATAGAAGTTATGAGTTTAAATCTGGAGTAAATAAAAATGGAAAAAAATTAGCTGATGTAGATTTTTATCCAACTTTTTGGGGAGATTCGGAAGATGTGAAACATGATATTTTAGATTATGCAGTAGAGGTAGAGCACTATGACAATCACTTAGGTAAAATGCTAGATTACTTAGCTAGTATAGGCGAATTAGAGAATACAATTATCATAGTAACTTCAGATAATGGAATGCCATTTCCGAGATATAAAGGGCATCCTTTTGATTTTGCTACAAGAGTTCCTTTTGCTGTAAAATGGCCATCTAAAATAGTAAAACCAGGTAGAGTTGTCAATGACTTTGCAAGTTTTATAGATATTGCGCCAACTATTTTTGAAATTTCAAATATTAAAGAAAAAGGTAGCGGAATGATAAAAATGGAAGGGAAAAGTTTGCTAGATATTTTTAATAATAAAGCGGATAAAAGTAGAGATATTGTAATAACAGGAAGGGAAAGAAATGACCCAAGTAGACCAAATGGTTGGGGATATCCTGTACGTAGTATTCATAATAAAGACTTTGTGTATTCTTATAATTTTCATCCAGAAAGATGGCCAAGTGGTACTCCTGATGCAGATTATAGAGATACAGATACTAGTCCAACTAAAAAATATACTAAAAACTTACCTAAAACGAGTTTGCCTTTTCAGTGGAATTACGGAAAAAGACCTCAGGAGGAATTATACGATTTAAAGAGAGACCCGGAATGTTTACATAATTTGGCATCAAACTCTAAATATGATCAAATTAAAAAGAAGCTTCATAAAGAACTTTTTTGCGAATTAGAAAAACAAAAAGACCCAAGAATGTCAGATAATGGAGATGTCTTTGATTCGTATGAAGGCGAGGCAAGAACTAAAAAATATTTATTATTGGTAGAGTGGTTTAAAACGGGTAAAAAACCAAAAGGAATTAAACCACAGTAA
- a CDS encoding arylsulfatase, with the protein MKFKIIKLVLFVGLLSQVVNAQTKQPNVILIMADDMGYSDIGCYGGEVKTPNLDGLAKNGVRFNQFYNNARCCPTRASILTGLYPHQAGVGGMVGNGHGDLSEKAVTIAEVLKSNGYATYMTGKWHVADSYTKEDIHNWPKQRGFDKFFGTIQGAGSYFDPFTISYNNESVDLKTTDKFYYTDAISDSTVTFLDQHFKEKAKQPFFFYVAYTAPHWPLHALEKDIEKYEGVYDKGWDILREERLKRMKKMGIVPNNTKLSPRDPRAKEWSSVENKEWELQRMKTYAAQVDNMDQGIGRIIDELKKEGEFENTLILFLSDNGGCMETLNEVEKYIDSRELTVTLDGEKVIPKNIPNLMPGPATTYQSYGPSWANLSNTPYRKYKKSGHQGGVATPFIMHWPKGIKNKNVLKKEIASIIDIMPTIVDVTNAAYPVNYHGNKIQPMEGLSLITVVHDKKLDRDEWFVEHGTNKGYRKGDWKIAYSKDGDGKKWELYNLKKDPTELNDLALVHPQKLNTMKERWYEWAKRVKVVRK; encoded by the coding sequence ATGAAGTTTAAAATTATAAAATTAGTACTGTTTGTAGGGTTGCTAAGTCAAGTTGTTAACGCACAAACTAAACAACCCAACGTCATATTAATTATGGCAGATGATATGGGCTATTCTGATATCGGTTGTTATGGAGGTGAAGTAAAAACGCCAAATTTAGACGGATTAGCGAAAAACGGAGTACGTTTTAATCAATTTTATAATAACGCAAGATGTTGTCCAACCAGAGCTTCCATTTTAACAGGTCTTTATCCGCATCAAGCAGGTGTTGGCGGAATGGTTGGTAATGGTCATGGAGATTTAAGTGAAAAGGCAGTTACAATTGCTGAGGTTTTAAAATCAAACGGATATGCAACCTATATGACAGGTAAGTGGCATGTTGCAGACTCTTATACAAAAGAGGATATACACAATTGGCCAAAACAGAGAGGTTTTGATAAGTTTTTTGGAACCATACAAGGTGCAGGAAGTTATTTTGATCCCTTTACGATAAGCTATAATAATGAAAGCGTAGATTTAAAAACAACAGATAAGTTTTATTATACAGATGCAATTTCAGATTCTACAGTAACATTTTTAGATCAACATTTTAAAGAAAAAGCGAAGCAACCCTTTTTCTTTTATGTTGCTTATACAGCTCCACATTGGCCATTACATGCTTTAGAAAAGGATATTGAAAAATATGAAGGTGTTTACGATAAAGGATGGGATATTTTAAGAGAAGAGAGATTAAAAAGAATGAAAAAAATGGGAATTGTTCCCAATAACACCAAACTAAGTCCACGTGATCCTCGTGCAAAAGAATGGAGTTCTGTAGAAAATAAGGAATGGGAATTACAACGCATGAAAACTTATGCGGCCCAAGTAGATAATATGGATCAAGGTATTGGTAGAATTATAGATGAACTAAAAAAAGAAGGCGAATTTGAGAATACCTTAATTTTATTTTTATCTGATAATGGTGGGTGTATGGAAACTTTGAATGAAGTTGAAAAATATATTGATTCACGTGAATTGACTGTTACTTTGGATGGTGAAAAAGTTATCCCCAAAAATATTCCAAATCTTATGCCTGGGCCAGCTACAACATATCAAAGCTATGGCCCATCTTGGGCTAATTTAAGCAATACACCTTATCGAAAATATAAAAAATCTGGTCATCAAGGTGGGGTTGCTACTCCATTTATTATGCATTGGCCGAAAGGAATCAAAAATAAAAATGTTTTAAAAAAAGAGATTGCTAGTATTATTGATATCATGCCAACTATTGTAGATGTTACAAATGCAGCATATCCTGTAAATTATCATGGAAATAAAATTCAACCTATGGAAGGGCTAAGTTTGATAACTGTTGTTCATGATAAAAAATTAGACAGAGACGAGTGGTTTGTAGAGCATGGTACCAATAAAGGGTATAGAAAAGGAGATTGGAAAATTGCATATTCAAAAGATGGAGATGGAAAAAAATGGGAACTCTATAATTTAAAGAAAGACCCTACTGAATTGAATGATCTCGCATTGGTACATCCTCAGAAACTAAATACCATGAAAGAGAGATGGTATGAATGGGCTAAACGAGTAAAAGTAGTTCGTAAATAA